A stretch of the Aegilops tauschii subsp. strangulata cultivar AL8/78 chromosome 4, Aet v6.0, whole genome shotgun sequence genome encodes the following:
- the LOC109752032 gene encoding protein kinase STUNTED isoform X1 produces MRLLVPDGARQRSDAATPRRHRPPSEAPPEAAGASGRTVAVGIRWDAASRELLTWALVKVANAGDRVVALHVAAAGAGGAGLEERRKAADSLATVLAVYDGFCNLKQINLELKVCAGSSIRKTLVKEAASCGAAHLILGVAKNSRSFGSSSTSVAKYCAKRVPTSCSVLAVNNGKIIYQRAAAHEEPFNSTSAPETPRRSYRKLLTSLIGERSQDECIKDNRSISRAVTMPMRSHTSPKEVSLALVPVKVCRRESPEVATGWPFLRKKLLPNRQDALSDKPKMSVVQWAMRLPSRYSAVSPVHVEHRTTRPDSTNSVSRILRDRVVIPSRSNSGGTSVVIEELDKEIPEELISLKEKFLSLYSSYSYNELADITSNFSSECIIGQGGTSQVYKGCLTNGKELAVKILKYSDEVLKEFTSEIEIVSSVVHKNVISITGFSFKNNDLLLVYEYLQRGSLEEILHGEKECKSMFGWTERFNVAVGVAHALDYLHGNGNSRPVIHRDVKSSNILVSEDFEPKLSDFGLALWAADATPQITCNDVAGTFGYLAPEYFMHGKVNDKIDVFAFGVVLLELVSGRKPLCTGCPKGQESLVMWANSIIQGGKLTQLADPSLPTEGHADEIERMTLAASLCIRPTPQHRPHIAVVLKLLDGDNDILKWARSHVGLSYESDGDEDDVVTLAPPPENNTNIQSYINLAFDVDDDSASVSSNDFITANTSLEEYLQGRWSRSSSFD; encoded by the exons ATGAGGCTCCTCGTCCCCGACGGCGCGCGCCAGCGCTCCGATGCCGCGACGCCGCGCCGGCACCGCCCGCCGTCCGAGGCGCCGCCGGAGGCGGCCGGAGCTAGCGGGAGGACGGTGGCGGTCGGGATCAGGTGGGACGCCGCCAGCCGCGAGCTCCTTACGTGGGCGCTCGTCAAGGTCGCCAATGCCGGCGACCGCGTCGTCGCCCTCCACGTCGCCGCCG CAGGCGCAGGAGGGGCTGGGCTGGAGGAGAGGAGGAAGGCCGCGGATTCGCTCGCGACGGTGCTCGCCGTTTACGACGGCTTCTGCAACCTCAAGCAG ATCAATTTGGAGCTCAAGGTCTGCGCAGGATCGTCTATCCGGAAAACTCTGGTTAAAGAGGCGGCTTCATGTGGTGCTGCACATCTCATCCTCGGTGTCGCGAAGAATTCTCGGTCCTTTGG ATCCTCCTCCACTTCAGTTGCCAAGTACTGTGCAAAGAGAGTTCCCACGAGTTGCTCGGTTCTTGCTGTGAACAATGGCAAGATTATTTACCAAAGAGCTGCAGCACACGAAGAACCATTCAATAGCACTAGCGCAC CCGAGACTCCAAGGAGGAGTTACCGCAAGCTTTTGACTTCCCTGATAGGAGAGAGATCTCAGGACGAATGTATAAAGGATAACAGGTCCATTTCTCGGGCTGTCACCATGCCAATGAGGTCTCACACCTCGCCAAAGGAAGTTTCACTAGCATTGGTTCCAGTTAAGGTTTGCCGACGTGAATCACCAGAAGTAGCAACTGGCTGGCCATTCCTAAGGAAGAAGTTATTGCCCAACCGACAGGATGCGTTGTCTGACAAGCCCAAGATGTCTGTGGTGCAGTGGGCAATGCGGCTTCCGAGCAGGTATTCAGCTGTTTCGCCGGTCCATGTTGAACACAGAACCACGAGACCAGACTCAACCAACAGTGTCAGTCGTATCTTGCGTGATAGGGTAGTTATCCCCTCCAGAAGCAATTCAGGTGGCACTTCTGTTGTGATTGAGGAATTGGATAAAGAAATTCCAGAGGAGCTGATCTCACTCAAAGAGAAATTCTTATCCCTGTATTCTTCGTACAGTTACAATGAGCTTGCAGATATCACTTCTAATTTTTCATCTG agTGTATAATTGGACAAGGTGGCACGAGCCAAGTCTATAAAGGTTGTTTGACAAATGGCAAGGAGTTGGCAGTGAAGATCCTGAAGTATTCCGATGAGGTACTGAAGGAGTTCACATCAGAGATCGAGATTGTCAGCTCCGTCGTTCACAAGAACGTCATATCCATCACTGGCTTCTCCTTCAAGAACAATGATCTTCTATTGGTATATGAATACTTGCAAAGAGGCAGCCTAGAAGAAATACTGCATG GCGAGAAAGAATGTAAAAGCATGTTTGGTTGGACCGAGAGGTTCAATGTGGCGGTAGGTGTTGCTCATGCACTGGATTATCTCCATGGTAACGGCAACAGTCGCCCAGTGATCCATAGGGATGTCAAGTCGTCAAATATCCTCGTCTCAGAGGATTTTGAGCCAAAG TTATCAGACTTTGGCCTTGCGCTTTGGGCCGCTGATGCAACACCCCAGATCACATGCAATGATGTAGCAGGAACTTTTGG GTACTTGGCTCCTGAATACTTCATGCATGGCAAGGTGAACGACAAAATCGATGTTTTCGCTTTTGGTGTTGTTCTTCTTGAACTCGTCTCAGGCAGGAAACCGCTGTGCACTGGTTGTCCGAAAGGCCAGGAGAGCCTAGTTATGTGG GCGAATTCTATCATCCAAGGAGGAAAGCTCACGCAACTGGCAGATCCTAGCCTGCCTACCGAAGGCCATGCCGATGAAATTGAGAGGATGACACTTGCCGCTTCGCTCTGCATCAGACCGACACCTCAACACCGTCCTCATATCGCAGTG GTTTTGAAGCTACTTGACGGCGACAATGACATTCTCAAGTGGGCTAGATCTCATGTTGGTTTATCGTACGAGAGCGATGGCGACGAAGACGACGTCGTCACGCTCGCGCCACCGCCGGAGAACAACACCAACATCCAGTCGTACATCAATCTCGCCTTTGACGTGGACGACGACTCCGCCTCGGTGAGCAGCAACGACTTCATCACGGCAAACACGTCCCTGGAAGAGTACCTACAGGGAAGATGGAGTCGGTCGTCGAGCTTTGACTGA
- the LOC109752032 gene encoding protein kinase STUNTED isoform X2, which yields MRLLVPDGARQRSDAATPRRHRPPSEAPPEAAGASGRTVAVGIRWDAASRELLTWALVKVANAGDRVVALHVAAGAGGAGLEERRKAADSLATVLAVYDGFCNLKQINLELKVCAGSSIRKTLVKEAASCGAAHLILGVAKNSRSFGSSSTSVAKYCAKRVPTSCSVLAVNNGKIIYQRAAAHEEPFNSTSAPETPRRSYRKLLTSLIGERSQDECIKDNRSISRAVTMPMRSHTSPKEVSLALVPVKVCRRESPEVATGWPFLRKKLLPNRQDALSDKPKMSVVQWAMRLPSRYSAVSPVHVEHRTTRPDSTNSVSRILRDRVVIPSRSNSGGTSVVIEELDKEIPEELISLKEKFLSLYSSYSYNELADITSNFSSECIIGQGGTSQVYKGCLTNGKELAVKILKYSDEVLKEFTSEIEIVSSVVHKNVISITGFSFKNNDLLLVYEYLQRGSLEEILHGEKECKSMFGWTERFNVAVGVAHALDYLHGNGNSRPVIHRDVKSSNILVSEDFEPKLSDFGLALWAADATPQITCNDVAGTFGYLAPEYFMHGKVNDKIDVFAFGVVLLELVSGRKPLCTGCPKGQESLVMWANSIIQGGKLTQLADPSLPTEGHADEIERMTLAASLCIRPTPQHRPHIAVVLKLLDGDNDILKWARSHVGLSYESDGDEDDVVTLAPPPENNTNIQSYINLAFDVDDDSASVSSNDFITANTSLEEYLQGRWSRSSSFD from the exons ATGAGGCTCCTCGTCCCCGACGGCGCGCGCCAGCGCTCCGATGCCGCGACGCCGCGCCGGCACCGCCCGCCGTCCGAGGCGCCGCCGGAGGCGGCCGGAGCTAGCGGGAGGACGGTGGCGGTCGGGATCAGGTGGGACGCCGCCAGCCGCGAGCTCCTTACGTGGGCGCTCGTCAAGGTCGCCAATGCCGGCGACCGCGTCGTCGCCCTCCACGTCGCCGCCG GCGCAGGAGGGGCTGGGCTGGAGGAGAGGAGGAAGGCCGCGGATTCGCTCGCGACGGTGCTCGCCGTTTACGACGGCTTCTGCAACCTCAAGCAG ATCAATTTGGAGCTCAAGGTCTGCGCAGGATCGTCTATCCGGAAAACTCTGGTTAAAGAGGCGGCTTCATGTGGTGCTGCACATCTCATCCTCGGTGTCGCGAAGAATTCTCGGTCCTTTGG ATCCTCCTCCACTTCAGTTGCCAAGTACTGTGCAAAGAGAGTTCCCACGAGTTGCTCGGTTCTTGCTGTGAACAATGGCAAGATTATTTACCAAAGAGCTGCAGCACACGAAGAACCATTCAATAGCACTAGCGCAC CCGAGACTCCAAGGAGGAGTTACCGCAAGCTTTTGACTTCCCTGATAGGAGAGAGATCTCAGGACGAATGTATAAAGGATAACAGGTCCATTTCTCGGGCTGTCACCATGCCAATGAGGTCTCACACCTCGCCAAAGGAAGTTTCACTAGCATTGGTTCCAGTTAAGGTTTGCCGACGTGAATCACCAGAAGTAGCAACTGGCTGGCCATTCCTAAGGAAGAAGTTATTGCCCAACCGACAGGATGCGTTGTCTGACAAGCCCAAGATGTCTGTGGTGCAGTGGGCAATGCGGCTTCCGAGCAGGTATTCAGCTGTTTCGCCGGTCCATGTTGAACACAGAACCACGAGACCAGACTCAACCAACAGTGTCAGTCGTATCTTGCGTGATAGGGTAGTTATCCCCTCCAGAAGCAATTCAGGTGGCACTTCTGTTGTGATTGAGGAATTGGATAAAGAAATTCCAGAGGAGCTGATCTCACTCAAAGAGAAATTCTTATCCCTGTATTCTTCGTACAGTTACAATGAGCTTGCAGATATCACTTCTAATTTTTCATCTG agTGTATAATTGGACAAGGTGGCACGAGCCAAGTCTATAAAGGTTGTTTGACAAATGGCAAGGAGTTGGCAGTGAAGATCCTGAAGTATTCCGATGAGGTACTGAAGGAGTTCACATCAGAGATCGAGATTGTCAGCTCCGTCGTTCACAAGAACGTCATATCCATCACTGGCTTCTCCTTCAAGAACAATGATCTTCTATTGGTATATGAATACTTGCAAAGAGGCAGCCTAGAAGAAATACTGCATG GCGAGAAAGAATGTAAAAGCATGTTTGGTTGGACCGAGAGGTTCAATGTGGCGGTAGGTGTTGCTCATGCACTGGATTATCTCCATGGTAACGGCAACAGTCGCCCAGTGATCCATAGGGATGTCAAGTCGTCAAATATCCTCGTCTCAGAGGATTTTGAGCCAAAG TTATCAGACTTTGGCCTTGCGCTTTGGGCCGCTGATGCAACACCCCAGATCACATGCAATGATGTAGCAGGAACTTTTGG GTACTTGGCTCCTGAATACTTCATGCATGGCAAGGTGAACGACAAAATCGATGTTTTCGCTTTTGGTGTTGTTCTTCTTGAACTCGTCTCAGGCAGGAAACCGCTGTGCACTGGTTGTCCGAAAGGCCAGGAGAGCCTAGTTATGTGG GCGAATTCTATCATCCAAGGAGGAAAGCTCACGCAACTGGCAGATCCTAGCCTGCCTACCGAAGGCCATGCCGATGAAATTGAGAGGATGACACTTGCCGCTTCGCTCTGCATCAGACCGACACCTCAACACCGTCCTCATATCGCAGTG GTTTTGAAGCTACTTGACGGCGACAATGACATTCTCAAGTGGGCTAGATCTCATGTTGGTTTATCGTACGAGAGCGATGGCGACGAAGACGACGTCGTCACGCTCGCGCCACCGCCGGAGAACAACACCAACATCCAGTCGTACATCAATCTCGCCTTTGACGTGGACGACGACTCCGCCTCGGTGAGCAGCAACGACTTCATCACGGCAAACACGTCCCTGGAAGAGTACCTACAGGGAAGATGGAGTCGGTCGTCGAGCTTTGACTGA